The Desulfobulbaceae bacterium genome contains a region encoding:
- the hisF gene encoding imidazole glycerol phosphate synthase subunit HisF, with protein sequence MLKIRIIPTLLYKNFGLVKGVGFDSWRRVGSALQAIMVYSLRGVDELLFLDISATSERRPPDFEIVDDLADECFMPLTVGGGVRSVEDVHRLLMVGADKVAINSAAVETPGLITAVANRFGAQCLVVSIDFKKRAGGYEVYTHAGSKPTGIEVVDFSRRVEALGAGEILLTSIERDGTMTGFELECIRQVCDAVTIPVIASGGAGNARHLLEAVTEGHAAAVAAASIFHFTEQTPQEVKHFLYGHGIPVRL encoded by the coding sequence ATGCTGAAGATCCGAATTATTCCTACTTTGCTGTATAAAAATTTTGGCCTGGTCAAGGGGGTGGGCTTTGACTCCTGGCGGAGGGTCGGCAGCGCTCTGCAAGCAATTATGGTTTATAGCCTGCGAGGAGTGGACGAGTTGCTCTTCCTCGATATTTCTGCCACCAGCGAGAGACGCCCGCCCGACTTCGAGATTGTCGATGATCTGGCCGACGAATGTTTCATGCCGCTGACCGTCGGTGGGGGGGTACGTTCAGTGGAAGATGTGCATCGTTTGCTGATGGTAGGGGCGGATAAGGTGGCTATTAACTCGGCCGCAGTTGAAACTCCGGGGCTGATCACTGCGGTGGCCAATCGATTTGGCGCTCAGTGCCTAGTGGTGTCTATTGATTTTAAGAAGAGGGCAGGCGGTTATGAGGTCTATACCCATGCCGGGAGCAAGCCCACAGGGATTGAGGTGGTGGATTTCTCAAGGAGGGTCGAGGCGTTGGGAGCTGGAGAGATTCTGTTGACCTCTATTGAGCGGGATGGGACTATGACCGGTTTCGAGCTGGAGTGTATCCGTCAGGTATGTGATGCGGTAACCATCCCGGTCATCGCCTCAGGTGGCGCCGGCAATGCCCGCCATCTGTTGGAGGCCGTTACCGAGGGTCATGCCGCAGCTGTGGCCGCGGCCAGTATCTTTCACTTTACTGAACAGACCCCGCAGGAGGTCAAACATTTTTTGTACGGACATGGAATCCCGGTCCGTCTCTAA
- the hisH gene encoding imidazole glycerol phosphate synthase subunit HisH, producing MKEIAIIDYGLCNLDSVGRAVEKCGGTPVITDDPEMVTSADGIILPGVGSFNDAMRNLTERGFVAPLRQRVLGEVVPFLGICLGMQLMASLGHEGGKIAGLDLIPGEIVRLIPDAPETRIPHVGWNEVVWAAECLLAEGIPTGTDFYFVHSFHFCCDERYIMSRTPYCGGIVSTVGRDRCFGVQFHPEKSLAMGQWLLRNFIALC from the coding sequence ATGAAGGAGATTGCAATCATTGACTATGGCCTGTGCAACCTTGATTCGGTTGGTCGGGCTGTCGAAAAGTGTGGCGGGACACCGGTGATCACTGACGATCCGGAGATGGTTACATCTGCCGATGGCATCATCTTGCCCGGTGTCGGCTCCTTCAACGATGCCATGCGCAATCTGACCGAGCGTGGCTTTGTGGCGCCTCTGAGGCAGCGAGTGCTGGGTGAGGTTGTTCCCTTTTTGGGAATTTGTCTTGGCATGCAGCTGATGGCCAGCCTGGGTCACGAGGGAGGGAAGATCGCAGGGCTCGATCTGATCCCCGGTGAGATCGTGCGTTTGATCCCTGATGCACCGGAGACCCGAATTCCCCACGTTGGCTGGAACGAGGTGGTGTGGGCAGCAGAGTGCTTACTGGCTGAAGGAATACCTACTGGCACTGACTTCTATTTTGTTCATAGCTTTCATTTTTGTTGTGATGAGCGTTACATTATGAGCCGGACCCCATACTGCGGTGGCATTGTGTCAACGGTGGGCCGTGATCGTTGTTTTGGTGTTCAGTTTCATCCGGAAAAAAGCCTGGCGATGGGACAATGGCTACTGCGGAACTTTATTGCCCTATGCTGA
- a CDS encoding N-acetyl sugar amidotransferase: MIRYCSSCVMPETKPDLEFDDSGVCSACRYYEKRGHVDWVVRHTELISVLERYRNRDGSNYDCIVPVSGGKDSHFQVIKMLELGMNPLCVTSTTCSLSDIGRRNIDNLKSLGVDYIEVTTDRRVRGKINKFALANIGDISWPEHVTIFTVPVRMAVQLNIPLIIWGENSQNEYGGPAADADNNTLSRSWLEEFGGLLGLRVSDLIGTDGIERRHLIQYTYPSDEDLKRVGVTGLFLGYYLPWDGYHNSIIAQGHGFETCPQFVEGSFANYENLDNYQTGIHDYFKFLKYGFGRATDIACLHIRRGRISRQNAMPLVKRHDGKFPWLYLGRRLEEILEEIDMSLDEFVKLCDRFTNKKIFVCDAKGRLEKDRYGNLTKVNDDNP, translated from the coding sequence ATGATCCGTTACTGTTCTTCGTGCGTTATGCCGGAAACCAAGCCTGATCTTGAGTTTGATGATTCTGGGGTGTGCAGCGCCTGTCGTTACTATGAGAAACGTGGTCATGTCGATTGGGTTGTTCGGCACACGGAACTCATTTCCGTTCTCGAACGCTATCGTAATCGTGATGGCAGTAACTACGATTGCATTGTGCCGGTGAGTGGCGGTAAGGATAGCCATTTTCAGGTGATCAAGATGCTGGAGTTGGGGATGAACCCACTCTGTGTCACTTCCACTACCTGTTCGCTCTCTGATATTGGGCGGCGAAATATCGATAACCTTAAATCATTAGGGGTCGATTATATCGAGGTGACGACTGATCGCCGGGTGCGGGGCAAAATTAACAAGTTTGCCCTGGCCAATATCGGTGACATCTCCTGGCCGGAGCATGTGACTATTTTTACGGTGCCGGTAAGGATGGCGGTACAGCTCAATATCCCGCTTATTATTTGGGGAGAGAACTCTCAGAATGAGTACGGCGGACCGGCAGCCGATGCAGACAACAACACTTTGAGCAGGAGTTGGTTGGAAGAGTTCGGCGGTCTTTTGGGACTCAGGGTGTCGGACCTTATCGGTACTGACGGGATTGAGCGGCGACATCTTATTCAATACACTTATCCAAGCGACGAGGATCTCAAGAGGGTTGGGGTAACAGGGCTCTTTCTTGGCTATTATCTGCCTTGGGACGGGTATCATAACTCAATTATTGCCCAGGGGCACGGCTTTGAGACGTGCCCTCAGTTTGTTGAGGGGTCTTTTGCCAACTACGAGAACTTGGATAATTACCAGACTGGAATTCATGACTATTTCAAGTTTCTGAAGTACGGCTTTGGCCGAGCTACTGATATTGCTTGCCTCCATATTCGCCGGGGTCGGATTTCGCGCCAGAATGCCATGCCTTTGGTCAAACGTCACGATGGCAAATTTCCCTGGCTCTATCTTGGCCGCCGCTTGGAAGAAATTCTGGAGGAGATCGATATGTCGTTGGACGAGTTTGTCAAGCTCTGCGATCGGTTCACCAACAAGAAGATTTTTGTCTGTGATGCCAAGGGCCGTCTGGAGAAGGACCGCTACGGGAATCTTACCAAGGTTAATGACGATAACCCATGA
- a CDS encoding tetratricopeptide repeat protein has product MNVISSDTDKALGQAFELFNNSQFDEAEGVYKGILAHDSDNPDAIHMLGVMSCQKGENDLAVERLMRAVAVHTAPPPYYFFNLAIALDLQGDDAGAVDLFKKVVELQPAWAKAQIRLGQSLQKIGDQSGAIAHYLKAQAIDPENVIPWYSLGNLCDEQGSVQQALDYYRAALVRRFDSVDACMLLGNGFNRHGCNAEALSCYRHALTFNQNSTLPSILRKESNEWLRLTCRELGGKVLSVGSGKDLDKEGGLYREYFSQASSYQRLDMERWHFPDIVGDIQDLSACITDAAYDVVFSVWALEHVPDVPAALAEIYRVLANDGLFVFGVPLNLAYHSFPHDYHRFTRKGIDDLFANKFHISLVKAIGPMEDFCLDPRLKIYGELPDTVPCGYVGIAYKI; this is encoded by the coding sequence ATGAATGTTATCTCAAGTGATACGGATAAAGCGTTGGGACAAGCCTTTGAGTTGTTTAATAACAGCCAATTTGATGAGGCGGAAGGAGTGTATAAAGGTATCCTTGCCCATGATTCAGATAACCCCGATGCAATACATATGCTGGGTGTAATGTCTTGTCAAAAAGGCGAGAATGATCTGGCTGTTGAGAGGTTGATGCGGGCGGTTGCTGTCCATACGGCCCCTCCTCCGTATTATTTTTTTAATTTGGCGATCGCCTTGGATCTGCAAGGGGACGATGCTGGAGCGGTCGATCTTTTCAAGAAGGTTGTTGAGTTGCAACCAGCGTGGGCAAAAGCACAAATTCGTCTTGGTCAGTCGTTACAGAAGATTGGCGATCAGTCGGGGGCGATCGCACATTATTTGAAGGCGCAAGCGATTGATCCGGAGAATGTGATTCCTTGGTATTCATTAGGAAATCTCTGTGATGAGCAAGGCAGTGTTCAACAGGCTCTAGATTATTATCGTGCAGCGCTGGTGCGTCGATTTGATTCAGTTGATGCCTGTATGCTGTTGGGGAATGGTTTTAATCGGCATGGATGCAATGCCGAGGCCTTATCCTGTTACCGCCATGCCCTTACTTTTAACCAGAATTCTACGTTACCAAGTATTTTGCGTAAGGAGAGTAACGAGTGGTTGCGCTTGACATGCCGAGAATTGGGCGGCAAGGTGTTGAGCGTAGGTTCAGGAAAAGATTTAGACAAGGAAGGTGGATTGTACCGGGAGTACTTCAGTCAAGCTTCTTCTTACCAAAGACTCGACATGGAGAGATGGCATTTCCCGGACATCGTTGGTGACATTCAAGACCTTTCTGCCTGCATTACTGATGCGGCCTATGATGTAGTCTTTTCGGTTTGGGCATTGGAGCATGTTCCGGATGTTCCGGCAGCATTGGCAGAGATTTATAGGGTATTGGCTAATGACGGGTTGTTTGTTTTCGGTGTGCCGCTTAATCTGGCGTATCACTCTTTTCCGCACGACTATCATAGGTTTACCCGGAAGGGGATTGATGATTTGTTCGCCAATAAATTTCATATTTCTTTGGTCAAGGCGATAGGGCCTATGGAAGATTTTTGTCTTGATCCAAGGCTTAAGATTTACGGCGAATTGCCAGACACAGTGCCTTGTGGTTATGTTGGCATCGCTTACAAGATTTGA